In Daphnia magna isolate NIES linkage group LG7, ASM2063170v1.1, whole genome shotgun sequence, a single genomic region encodes these proteins:
- the LOC123474133 gene encoding uncharacterized protein LOC123474133 has translation MDNLSAHDVAARIQDQAENHDDVVKAQFPELPYNSVQTLTTVNTSLADKNLAVSLVGFLYNTYKSEADVKKFVNRMYITIFGDSASQKLQWRSAFKTNDKRSGIANMLNILAVFGTSCNMFTDKRSLDKFSITNLVQQVKNCRKARANEYRKLNNIDAVTAAAANLVAETAVDATKDDTGVVAALDKLITKLEKAVGEFKIPRQ, from the exons ATGGATAACCTAAGTGCCCACGATGTAGCTGCTCGCATTCAAGACCAAGCTGAAAATCACGACGATGTTGTTAAGGCTCAATTTCCCGAACTGCCATACAATAGTGTTCAGACGCTGACAACTGTGAATACTAGCTTGGCAGATAAAAATCTAGCTGTTAGCCTT GTCGGTTTCTTATACAACACGTACAAGAGTGAAGcagatgtaaaaaaattcgttaACAGGATGTACATAACCATTTTTGGAGATTCGGCCAGTCAAAAGTTGCAATGGAGAAGTGCCTTTAAAACCAATGATAAGAGATCAGGGATTGCAAATATGCTGAatattttggctgtttttGGAA cATCTTGTAACATGTTCACCGATAAGCGAAGCCTAGAcaagttttctattacaaATCTCGTGCAACAAGTAAAGAATTGTCGAAAAGCTCGCGCTAATGAATATCGAAAACTCAACAACATTGACGCCGTAACCGCTGCCGCCGCCAATCTAGTGGCTGAAACTGCAGTAGATGCCACCAAAGACGATACCGGTGTGGTAGCAGCGTTGGACAAATTGATTACAAAGCTTGAAAAGGCTGTAGGAGAGTTTAAAATTCCCCGACAGTAA